From Xiphophorus hellerii strain 12219 chromosome 6, Xiphophorus_hellerii-4.1, whole genome shotgun sequence, the proteins below share one genomic window:
- the glula gene encoding glutamate-ammonia ligase (glutamine synthase) a: MATSASASLSKTIKQQYMELPQGDKVQAMYIWVDGTGEGLRCKTRTLDFEPKSIEDLPEWNFDGSSTYQAEGSNSDMYLIPAAMFRDPFRKDPNKLILCEVQKYNRKPAETNLRITCNKVMEMVRDQHPWFGMEQEYTILGTDGHPFGWPSNGFPGPQGPYYCGVGADKAYGRDIVEAHYRACLYAGVNICGTNAEVMPAQWEFQVGPCEGIDMGDHLWVARFILHRVCEDFGVVASFDPKPIPGNWNGAGCHTNFSTKEMREDGGLKAIEESIEKLGKRHEYHIRAYDPKGGLDNARRLTGHHETSNIHEFSAGVANRGASIRIPRSVGQEKRGYFEDRRPSANCDPYGVTEALIRTCLLSEEGEEPTDY; the protein is encoded by the exons ATGGCCACGTCCGCCAGCGCCAGCTTGAGTAAAACTATCAAGCAGCAGTACATGGAGCTGCCCCAGGGGGATAAAGTCCAGGCCATGTACATTTGGGTTGATGGAACAGGAGAGGGGCTCCGGTGCAAAACAAGAACTCTTGATTTTGAGCCCAAAAGTATTGAAG ATCTCCCTGAGTGGAACTTTGATGGCTCCAGTACCTACCAGGCAGAAGGCTCCAACAGCGACATGTATCTGATTCCTGCTGCCATGTTTCGCGATCCATTCCGCAAAGATCCCAACAAGCTGATCCTGTGTGAAGTCCAGAAGTACAACCGCAAACCTGCTG AAACCAACCTTCGCATCACATGTAATAAGGTGATGGAGATGGTGAGAGACCAGCATCCCTGGTTTGGTATGGAGCAGGAGTACACCATACTGGGCACAGATGGACATCCCTTCGGCTGGCCGTCCAACGGATTTCCTGGACCACAAG GTCCATATTACTGTGGAGTTGGAGCTGACAAAGCCTATGGCAGAGATATTGTAGAGGCTCATTACAGAGCATGTTTGTATGCTGGCGTCAACATCTGTGGAACAAATGCAGAAGTGATGCCTGCCCAG TGGGAGTTTCAGGTTGGACCATGTGAGGGGATTGACATGGGTGATCATCTGTGGGTGGCGCGCTTCATCTTGCATCGTGTCTGCGAAGATTTTGGTGTTGTGGCATCGTTCGACCCCAAGCCCATCCCAGGAAACTGGAACGGCGCAGGTTGCCATACAAACTTCAGTACAAAAGAAATGAGGGAAGACGGCGGACTAAA AGCTATTGAAGAGTCCATTGAGAAGCTCGGAAAGCGTCACGAGTACCACATACGTGCCTATGATCCTAAAGGGGGTCTTGACAATGCCCGCCGCCTCACTGGCCACCATGAAACGTCAAACATTCATGAATTCTCCGCAGGCGTGGCCAACCGTGGTGCCAGCATTCGCATTCCCCGCAGCGTCGGCCAGGAGAAGAGGGGCTACTTTGAAGACCGACGCCCGTCAGCCAACTGTGATCCATACGGTGTGACCGAAGCTCTGATCCGCACTTGTCTGCTGAGTGAAGAGGGCGAGGAACCGACGGATTACTAA